tcacgggcctccagaaaggaacccgcacgaaacgtcgggcccgaaaatcgaccaagacaacttgaggtaagcctgtttattggtttaaagatgccacatgccaagcatatgatttgggttctgtttctttcactttagcaaatacaaggcgtccacgaagcacggcttgttggataaaatcattttttttggcttcataaacgtctggcacaaatggttcagttgggaaggagcaagaaccaagcaaggcggttgggcgcacgctaacaaccttgctcgttttcggtcgttcttggctgtgctataagttgctgcagcgcagcacacgcatatgtttctgtaaaaacatattagccctaactcagagcaaaggtttttccctgttattccctgctttcgaaaagcggagcAGAAACTATTCcgtttgttttccccgctgtgtacgctgctgcaattctctaagcgggaattatagtctcgaaatggcgctAACACGAAGAATGCCAAGCGAGCAAGAGCTTATCATAATAGAGTtcatggagagccatccgctcttggctcgggcttctgccgacctaacaaactcatacacagctgttgaaaagcgcgagctgtggatccagcttgcgtcaacaacaaggggtcggccgtttaaaaacatgatgtctgtgccttgcgccttgctagcactgtttattccatctgtggtgtattttagtctcggaggaggtgcaggaatgcatagacaagtggttgagcattattgattgcttctcttttgctagtgctcttttagtttcatggtttgccagtaccaatcagccgcaccttttaccctgttacagcagaggagatgaacggggagcctcagcaagttgtcgacaagacacacggagccccacagaccgtgagttggctttccattattcaagctccatactaccctttctggcagctgattgaaagtaatagcactatactctctggcagcatttgcagcagtagccaaaatactgcagtgattctacagtacacacaaaactatctctctctggctttgccacgcagtgcagaatgtttatttctcttgcagtgaggctgtgacatctcctagcagtctagcaaatgtgcacatgaaatatgctactacaatgctgcccaagattgctgtcctgtatatttatgtcaagtcctctaacacattgtaccaaatgttttgcgtattccaccacgtgatgagcattttctttcccgacagctacaccggtgccctcgccgcagccctcacagcagcacacaccagagcccccactgcagccctcaacgcgtgccacgcctagccttcttgggaagcgacggcgagacgatggggcaataaggtgctgcgccagacgctgtatgaatcacatcgtttggattcccttactgacgcccggagcagccaggacgctgcttttcagcaaagcatgctggaggtgtgtactcgctgcgcacactgcactttgaagagtcgaagccgtcacctgaagcataaatatcagtgctctc
The Amblyomma americanum isolate KBUSLIRL-KWMA chromosome 3, ASM5285725v1, whole genome shotgun sequence genome window above contains:
- the LOC144124439 gene encoding uncharacterized protein LOC144124439; this translates as MAAFKKTADPTASSCFFTRRLESRFYLVVQSERITIVEASEGHGPPERNPHETSGPKIDQDNLSRGDERGASASCRQDTRSPTDPTPVPSPQPSQQHTPEPPLQPSTRATPSLLGKRRRDDGAIRCCARRCMNHIVWIPLLTPGAARTLLFSKACWRPYGR